A genomic region of Gadus macrocephalus chromosome 5, ASM3116895v1 contains the following coding sequences:
- the ccr6b gene encoding C-C chemokine receptor type 6 — translation MTSSMLNTTTSDYSYYDWGTLQPGMEDEDICPLDPDPDGTLVQTYVHSFICVFGLMGNLLVIVTYAFYKRSRTMTDLFLLNVAVADLLFVATLPLTIYNEQLGWPMAPGACKAARGLYSINLYAGMLLLACVGGDRYVAIVHARRSFGAGSRSLIQRCLVCGAVWGLAVALSLPTLIYTERIEEADLLRGEAVSVTCALNFDGKLMKVLVPALQVGVGFLLPLALMAFCYGSVLRCLFRAQDGGQRRKAVRVVLAVVVVFVVCHLPYNAALLSHTAGLFRERSCEAERRKLSVMAFSRSVAYLHCCLNPVLYAFVGVKFRRHFRKILQDTWCLGKRFVQPGCSSSNAATSVYVLGRRSTSVSQNGSSFSV, via the coding sequence ACTTCCTCTATGCTTAACACCACGACCAGCGATTACTCCTATTACGACTGGGGCACTTTACAGCCAGGGATGGAGGACGAGGATATCTGCCCCCTCGACCCCGACCCCGATGGGACCCTGGTGCAGACCTACGTCCACTCCTTCATCTGCGTGTTCGGCCTGATGGGCAACCTCCTGGTCATAGTCACCTACGCCTTCTACAAGAGGAGCCGCACCATGACGGACCTCTTCCTGCTCAACGTGGCCGTGGCCGACCTGCTCTTCGTCGCCACCCTCCCGCTCACCATCTACAACGAGCAGCTGGGCTGGCCCATGGCCCCCGGGGCGTGCAAGGCGGCGAGGGGCCTCTACAGCATCAACCTCTACGCCGGCATGCTCCTGCTGGCGTGCGTCGGCGGCGACCGCTACGTGGCCATCGTCCACGCCCGGCGCTCCTTCGGCGCCGGCTCTCGCTCCCTGATCCAGCGCTGCCTGGTCTGCGGTGCAGTGTGGGGGCTGGCCGTGGCCCTGTCCCTCCCCACTCTCATCTACACGGAGCGTATCGAGGAGGCGGACCTCTTGCGAGGTGAGGCCGTGTCTGTGACTTGCGCGCTGAACTTTGACGGCAAGCTGATGAAGGTGCTGGTGCCCGCCCTCCAGGTGGGGGTGGGCTTCCTGCTGCCCCTGGCTCTCATGGCGTTCTGCTACGGCAGCGTGCTGCGCTGCCTGTTCAGGGCGCAGGACGGCGGCCAGAGGCGGAAGGCGGTGCGCGTGGTCCTGGCCGTGGTGGTGGTCTTCGTGGTGTGTCATCTGCCGTACAACGCAGCGCTGCTGAGCCACACCGCTGGGCTGTTCCGGGAGAGGAGCTGCGAGGCGGAGCGGAGGAAGCTCAGCGTCATGGCGTTCAGCCGGAGCGTGGCCTACCTGCACTGCTGCCTCAACCCCGTCCTCTACGCCTTCGTCGGGGTCAAGTTCCGGCGCCACTTCCGGAAGATACTGCAGGACACGTGGTGTCTGGGGAAGAGGTTTGTTCAGCCCGGGTGCTCGTCGTCGAACGCGGCGACCAGCGTGTACGTCTTGGGCCGCAGGTCCACCAGCGTCTCTCAAAATGGGTCGTCTTTTAGTGTGTGA